A genomic stretch from Leptodactylus fuscus isolate aLepFus1 chromosome 10, aLepFus1.hap2, whole genome shotgun sequence includes:
- the CHCHD1 gene encoding small ribosomal subunit protein mS37, whose translation MASQGNLLNEKVAKLMSRRNGKPVLQPRRPLALADTVANRRYKVGEATCISEMSVLMACWKENAFSDSACSNAVKVFYDCVAREQKARKLGLKEDKPDGWMPPQQVNKLLRKYPNIKHEV comes from the exons ATGGCGTCTCAGGGTAACTTACTCAATGAGAAGGTGGCGAAGCTGATGAGCCGGCGGAATGGGAAGCCCGTGCTGCAGCCTCGGCGGCCGCTGGCGCTGGCGGACACTGTGGCTAACCGGAGGTATAAGGTTGGAG AGGCAACCTGTATAAGTGAGATGTCCGTATTAATGGCCTGCTGGAAAGAAAATGCCTTCAGTGACTCCGCATGTTCAAATGCAGTCAAGGTTTTCTATGATTGTGTTGCCCGAGAACAG AAAGCTCGGAAATTGGGCCTAAAGGAAGATAAACCCGATGGCTGGATGCCTCCACAGCAAGTCAACAAATTGCTTAGAAAATATCCAAATATCAAACACGAAGTTTAG